In Gemmatimonadota bacterium, the genomic window GAGACGACGGTGATGTCGAAGTCTTCCGTGACCGGATTGGCGAGCAACTTTCGGCACATCTCCCGGCCGCGCTCGACGGCGGCTTCGGCGTGGCCGGCGGTGAGATCCAGGTCGATCACCTTTCCCACGCGAACCGATTCGATCCCGGGATACCCGAGAGACTCGAGCGCGTGGTGGATGGCCTTTCCCTCGGGGTCCAGGAGCCCTGGGCGAGGTTTTACGCGCACTTCCAACCGATATCGGCTCAAGTCCGTCTTCCTCTTTCGTCGGTCGCTCAGCCGCCGGGGCGAGGGAGATCTGCCTCGGGGGGGAGCGGGTCGTCGGAATGGTAGCGGGTCGGGGCGATCTCGCCGTAGTCCACGGACCGGATCTCCGCCCCGCCGTCATCCTCCTCTTCTTCGTCGAGGAGTGGGTCCTGGTCGGGGAGCCGTTCGATGAGCCCGAGGATCATGCCGCGGGTTACCCCCCAAAGTGTGTAGGTGCCCAACAAGGGAAAGATGACGTACTCGGGCACGACGAGTGCGGCTACTCCAAAGGCGGAGAGGATCATCCAGATCAACGCGGCGCGAGCGCCCCGGATCGAGAGGCGCGGCACGAGTGGGTAAGGCACGTGGCTCAACATGAGGAGCGCCAGGCAGATCATGAGGATCCCGACCACCTGCGCCGACGGTGGTCCGCCGAACAGTCGTTCCACCTCCGGAGCGGTGAAAAAGGGATAGGCGGTGGCGAGCACCATCCCGGCGGTCGGGGAGGGGAGCCCGTGGAAGCTGCGTTTCGCGTGCCCCCCCTGCTCGATGTTGAAGCGGGCGAGCCGAACTACCGCCGCGGTGATGTAGCTGAAGGAGAAGAGCCAGCCCCACGCCTGGTCGGCGAAGTAGATCTCGTAGGCGATGAAGGCCGGGGCGACTCCGAAGGTGACGGCGTCCACGAGGGAGTCGAGCTCGGCGCCGAAGCGGGTTCCGGTGGCGGTGAAACGGGCGATCCTTCCGTCGAGCATGTCGAGGATCGCGGCGAAGACGATGCACCAGGCTGCCCACTGGAAGTCTCCGCGTCCGGCCGAGACGATGGCGAAGATCCCGAAGAAGAGATTCCCGATCGTGAAGGCGGAGGGAAGGATGATGACGCTGCGGAGGAGACCGGCCCTCCGCTTGGGCACAGGACTGTCGGGCGTCATTGCCCCCTCGCTTCAGCGTTGAAGAATGGGGGGTCGAATCGGTCCAGGTCGGTCCCGGTCAGCCGCCGAAAGATCTCCAGGTAACGCTCGGTCGCGGCCGCGACGACTTCGTCCGTGAGGTCGGGAGGCGGTGGAGTTCGGTCCCAGTCCGCGAGGGCGTCGAGCCAATCCCGGATCGGCTGCTTGTCGAGGGACGGGGGGGAGCTCCCCGGTTTCCACTCCGAAGCCGGCCAGTAACGGGACGAATCCGGGGTGAGGACTTCGTCGATGAGGAGGAGCTCGCCCTCCGGCGTGACCCCGAACTCGAACTTCGTATCGGCCAGAAGGATGCCGCGCTCGGCCGCCGCGTCGCGGGCGAATTCGTAGATCCGGAAGGCATCGGACCGAAGGCGGCCGGCCATGTCGGGCCCGATCCGGGATGCCACCTCGTCGAAGGTGATGTTTTCGTCGTGCCCTTCATCGGCTTTCGTCGCGGGCGAAAAAATCGGAGGATCGAGGCGCTGGCTCTGCACTAGCCTCGCGGGAAGGGGTTCGCCCGCAAGCGTCCCGCTCTTCCGGTACTCGGCCCACGCCGAGCCGGCGAGGTATCCCCGGACCACGCACTCGATCGGGAGGGGACGCGCCCTCCGGACCAGGAGGGAGCGCCGCTCCCACCGGTGGCGTCCCTCCGGGAGCTCCGCGAGGGCGGGGACGCGGACGAGGATCTCCTCGGGGCGCGCGGCCACGACATGGTGGGGGACGAGGCCGCGCATCCGGTCGAGCCACCACGCGGTGAGCAGCGTGAGCACTTCGCCCTTTCGCGGAATCGGCTGGCGCATGACCACGTCGAAGGCGGAGACGCGGTCGGAGGCCACCATGAGCAAGAGGTCAGGGCCGGCCTCGTACATCTCGCGAACCTTCCCCCGGTGGATGAGGGGGAGAGGGAGCGCCGAATCAAGGAGGGCGGGCGGCATTCCCGCCAGCTCAGACCCGGACATCCGGAACTCCAAGAAGTGAGTCCGCTTCGTCCGTGAGGCGCGCCAGGACCGGTGCGACCCAACTCTCGAGGAAGTGGTCCACCTGCTCGGGGGCTCTCCCGACGAAGCGCGCCGGCTCGAGGAGCTCTTCCAGCGCGCGCCGGTCCATCCCGAAGGCGTCGTCTCCCGCGAGCCGCTCGACGAGGTCGGACTCGCCGCCCCCCTTGATTCGCTCTGCCGCCGCGAAGGCGTGCTGGCGGATCCGTTCGTGCAGATCCTGGCGATCTCCGCCTCCCTCCACCCCGCGCATGAGAAGCGCCTCGGTGGCCATGAAGGGGAGCTCCTCGCGCAGGTTCTTGCGTACGACTTCGGAGTGGACGCGCAGCCCCCCCGCGACATTTTCGGCGAGAACGAGCGCGCCGTCGAGAGTGAGAAACGCGTCCGGAATGGAGAGGCGCCGATTGGCCGAGTCATCGAGCGTGCGCTCGAGCCACTGCGTCGCCGCCGTCGTCGCCGGGTCCTGGTAGAGGGAGATGACGTGGCGCGCGAGCGCGCAAATCCGCTCCGCGCGCATCGGATTCCGCTTGTAGGGCATGGCGGAGGAGCCGATCTGCTCCTCCTCGAAGGGCTCTTCGACCTCCCGGAGGTGCGCGAGAAGGCGGAGGTCGTGTCCGAACTTGGAGAGAGAGATCGCCGTCCCGGCAAGCGTTCCCGCGATCCCCGCGTCCACTTTCCGCGGGTAGGTTTGGCCGCTGGCGCCGTAGGACTGCGTGAAGCCCATCCGCTCCGAGACCAACCGCTCGAGGGCCTCCACCTTCTCGTGGCTTCCGTGGAAGAGCTCGAGGAAAGAGGCCTGTGTCCCGGTCGTCCCGCGGACGCCCCGGAACCGGAGCATGGCGAGGCGAAAATCAATTTCCTCGATGTCGAGGAGGAGGTCCTGGATCCAGAGCGTCGCACGCTTGCCGACCGTCGTGGGCTGCGCGGGCTGGAAGTGCGTGTACCCGAGCGTCGGAAGGGCGCGGTGCTCCTTCGCGAAAGAGGCGAGGGCGCGGATGGTGCGGACGGCCCGAGCCCGGACCAGGGTGAGCGCCTCCCGGTGGAGAATCAGGTCGGCGTTGTCGCCGACGTAGGCCGAAGTGGCGCCGAGGTGGAGGATCGGGCGGGCGGAGGGCGCGACATCGCCGAAGAGGTGAACGTGCGCCATCACGTCGTGGCGGAAGCGGCGCTCGTATTCGGCGGCCTTCGAAAGGTCTATGTCATCGAGGCCGGCCCGCATCTCTTCCAGTGCCTCAGGCGAGATCGCGAGTCCCAGCTCGCGCTGCGACTCGGCGAGGGCGAGCCAGAGGCGCCGCCAGACTCCGATGCGGCGCTCGGGGGAGAAGACCGACTGCATCTCGCGGGACGCATACCGGTCGGCGAGGGGGTGGAGGTAGCGGCCGGCCTCGCGTTCGGTCACGTGCGTTCCGCGCCCGCCGGCCGGGCCGCCGGGGATTGCCTACCGACCCAGGATGAAGGGCTGCTCACCGAACTCCCCGTTTCGTTCAAAGGTGAGGAAGGCGCGCGCGCCGGCCGGGATCTGCGCGAGCAGCGCGGAGAGGTCCTCGGCGCTCGGGATCCGCCGGTTGTTCAGCCCGATGATCACATCCCCCTCGACGAGGCCCAGGGCGCCCTGTTGCGCGGGCCGTATCCCCATCACGAGTGCGCCTCCCTGGCTCACGATCCCGCGTTCGCCCCGGATCGCATCCGTCACGGTGACGACTTCCATTTCTCCCAGGACCCTCACCCGCCGAGCCCCGAAAGTGGGGACTTCGTCCGCAGTCATCCTCAGGGGGCCCGCGCTCCCGTTCACCGCCACCGAGACGGGTTCGCCGGCACGAAGATCGAGGAGTGCAGCCTCGAAGTCGAGGGGAGTCACGAGCCGGCGGCCATTCACCTCAGTGATCCGGTCCCCCGGGGAGACGCCGGCCCGGGATCCGGGCGAGTCGTCGTAGACCTGCGCGATCCGCACGCCGCGCGTGCGTCCGAAGGCATCCGCGACCTCGGGCTCCACCCGAATGCCGAGCCAGGCGCGCCGAACACGCCCGTGCTCCAGGAGGTCGTTCGCGATTCGGATCGCCCGCTCGATCGGCACGGCGAACCCCATTCCCTCACTCCCCCCGCTCCGCGAAAAGATGGAGGTGTTCATCCCGATGACTTCCCCCACCGCGTTCACGAGGGGGCCTCCCGAATTGCCGGGATTGATCGCCGCATCGGTCTGAATCATCCCCAGGTAGGACCCCCGCTCCCCTTCGGTCGGGACGATGTGCCGGTGGAGCGCGGAGGCCACGCCGACGGTGACGGAGGGTTCGGGATTCGAGAGGAGGTGGCCGAATGGGTTCCCGAAGGCGATGAGCCATTCCCCGATCCGAAGGTCCTCGGAGCTTCCGAGGGGGACGGGAGTGAGCCCGTCCAATCGGACACGCAAAACGGCGACGTCGGAAGCTTGATCGCTTCCCACCAGCTCCGCCTCCACGTCGCGACCGTCGGGGAAGGAGACGAGGATCCGCTCGGCGCCGCGAACGACGTGGTCGTTGGTGAGAATCACCCCATCGGAGTCGATCACGAATCCCGACCCGAGCGAGGGTACGAGCTGGGTCGTCGTGGTGCCCCAGGGAAGGCCGAAGGGAGAGAAAAAGTCGAAGAATGGATCGCGCGCCCGGACCTGCGCCGCCCTGAGGACATTGACTGCGACGATCCCCTGGGAGACCCGTTCCGCCGCGCGGACGACCGCCGTTTCCCGGCTTTGGTCCAGCTCTCGATTGGCCTCGGGGGCCGGAATCTGTACAGCGGCGGGGAACGCGGGCGCCGAAAGAGGCGCCGCGGTCAGGGCTTCTCCGGCCGCCAGCTCCTCGCCACCCCGGCAGCCGGCCAGAACAAGAGCGCCGAGGAGGAGGGCGGGTCCCGCTCGATGGATTGGGAGTGAGATCATCACACGCCTCCGATTTTCCGCGACCTGCTACAGTTCCTTCCCGAGAGCCTTCCAGTCCTTCAGAAACTGCTCGAGCCCCCGGTCCGTGAGCGGGTGTCCGAGAAGCTGATACAGCACTTTCGGCGGGAGAGTTGCACAGTCCGCGCCCAGCCTCATGGCTTCCGCGACGTGGCGGGGATGGCGGAGCGACGCGGCGAGAATCCCGGTCTCGATATCGTATTCATCGTAGACCTGGCGGATCTCCTCGACGAGAGCCATTCCGTCGTGCCCGACGTCGTCCAGACGCCCCACGAAGGGGGAGATGTAGGTTGCGCCCGCCTTCGCGGCCAGGAGCGCCTGAACGGCCGAGAAGCAAAGGGTGACGTTTACGGCAATGTCCTCCGCTCGCAGCGTGCGGCACGCCCGGAGCCCCTGCTCCGTGAGAGGGACCTTCACGACGATGTTTTCGTGGATCTCCGCAAGCTTTCGGCCTTCGGAGACCATCCCGCCCGCCTCGATCGCGACGACCTCGGCGGACACCGGTCCGTCCACGGCTTCACAGATCTCGAGGAAGATCTCTCGTGGGGAGCGCCCACCGCCCACCTGGGCCATGAGGGACGGATTCGTAGTGATCCCGTCGATGAGCCCTGCCTTGGAGGCCCGGCGGATCTCCGAAATTTCGGCGGTGTCGAGGAAGATCTTCATCGGGCGGACTCGTCTCTCGGCAAAGGGTCTCGGTCGGGATCGTTTCCCAGCCGGTCGGCCGGGTACTCGACCCCGGCGAGAAATAGTCCCTCCGGCGGCGCGGGAGGGGATGTCACGAGGGGCGTGTTGGGCTCGGAGAGTAGCTCATCGAGCTCCCCGAGGGGTCGCCGCCCCCGGGCGACGGCCACCATCGTACCCACGAGGTAACGGACCATATGATGCAGGTACCGGTCCGCAGTGATCGAAAAGCGAAGGCCGGTCCCGTTCCATGTAGACCATCGCGCAGTGCGCACGTCGCACCGCTCGCCGCGTTCGGGCTGGCCACTCTTCGCGAACTTCCGAAAGGACCGCTCCCCCGGAATCAGCCTCGCTCCCGCCTCGAGGAGCGCACGGACTGGCGGTTCGCGTGAGGCGTCCCAACACCACCGCCGGAGAAAAGGAGATCCGGCTTCCGGCCCCGTCCCCACTCGGTACTCGTAGCTTCGAGACGAGGCGTCGTAGCGCGGGTGGAATGCCGCGGGGACGCGCCGTGCCTCGAACACCCGCACGTCCAGCGGGAGGAGCGCGTTCAGCGCGGACCGCAGCCTGCGCGCAGACCAACGACCGGGAATCTCCACCGAGGCCACCTGCCCGAGGGCATGTACTCCCCGGTCGGTCCGTCCGGAGCCGAGCACGGCGCGCCGTTCGCCGGTGATTCGCGCGAGGACTCTCTCGATCTCTCCCTGCACCGTCCTTCCTTCGGCCTGCGCCTGCCACCCCTGGAAGTTGGTTCCGTCGTACTGGATCAGGAGGCTGTAACGGCGAAGTTCCGGGGCGGCCACGCGGGAAAACTAGAGGGGGGGTGGGGGATGTCAAGCCAGCCCCGTGGAGGTGCGGGGATCCGGTTGACCTCCATCCCGGAGAGGGCTAACTCTTGGACCGGCGGGCCGGATCCCCGGCCCCCGAGACCTCCACGAAATGTGAATCGGAATGGAGCTCGGAGCGCTCATCGCTCGGGTCACGGAAGGGGAGGATCTCGCCCTCGAAGAGGCGGAGTCGGCCTTCGGCACCGTCATGCGGGGCGAGGCGACCCCCGTGCAGATCGCCGCCCTCCTCGCTTCCCTGCGGACCAAGGGGCACGCGCCTTCCGAAGTCGCCGGAGGGGTGCGTGCCCTCCGGAGCGCGATGATCCCGGTCCTGGCGCGAAATCCGGGCGAGCTCGTGGATACCTGCGGGACGGGCGGGGGAGGTTTCACGACGTTCAATATCTCCACCGCGGCCGCGCTGGTAGCGGCCGGGGCCGGAGTGCGCATCGCGAAACACGGCAATCGCTCCTTCACTTCACGGAGCGGGAGCGCCGACGTTCTCGAGGCCCTCGGGGTTCGGATCACGCTTTCGCCGGAAGGGATGTCCCGGGTGCTCGAAAAGGCGGGGATCGTCTTCATGTTCGCCCCCCTCCTGCACCCCGCGATGCGGCATGTCGGACCAGTTCGCAAGGAGTTGGGCATTCCGACGATCATGAATCTTCTCGGGCCCCTCACGAACCCGGCGGGGGTCCGGCGCCAGGTCGTGGGGGTGGCCGATCCCGCCTTCATCACGCTCGTGGTCCAGGCTCTTCGGGCGCTGGGGCACGAGCATGCCCTGGTCGTGCATGGGGAGCCCGGGATGGACGAGGTGAGCCCCCTCGGCGAGACTCGCGTGGCCGAACTCGCGGGGGGTGCCGTTCGTGAATTCACGATTCGCCCCGAGGAGCTGGGCCTCGCCCCCGCCAAGCCCGACGAAATCCGTGGCGGGACTCCGGAGGAAAACGCCCGGACGATCGGCGAGATTCTCTCTGGGGAGACGCGCGGCGGCGCGCTCTCGGTCACCCTTCTGAATGCGGCCGCAGCTCTCCTGGTCGCCGATGCGGTCCGGTCGTTCGAGGAGGGCGTCGCCGGCGCACGGGCGTCGGTGGAGTCCGGAGCGGCGCAGCGCGCGCTGGACGCCCTCCGAAAGGCGACCGCCGAGGAGGCGGGGACCTAGTGGTGCGTCCGGTCGGAGCCGTGGCCGGTGTTCGATCCGATTTTGGGACATCGGTCGTCGGGAGCCACACGTTCGACCGTCGGTGGGCCCGAAGCCGGGTCTCCGGTTCTTCCCGCGTCCGAGATTCGGATCACGGCCGCGAGCCGCCAAGGCCCCGGAAAGCCCCGCGGCGCGCCGCTCGGGGCGATGATCAATTTGGAGCCGGCTCGGTCGAGCCGCCCCGCGACGAATCCAATCCGCATCGTCCCCTCCCCGCCACCCCGCTGGTTCGTCCGATCCCGACGACGGTCGCCGGGTCATCCCTACCTCAATATCGCCGAATCACCCCAACCACGACGCCCTGGATCTTCACCCGCTCGGAAGGGAAGAACATCGGCTGAAGCCGTTCGTTCGCCGGCTGGAGTCGGATCTGTCCTCCCTTCTCACGGTAGAGCTTTTTCACGGTGGCTGCCTCCCCGTCTACCAGGGCGACCACCATCTCCCCGTCTTCGGCCACGGGGCGACTGTTCACGATGATGTAGTCGCCGTCCCGGATCTGCTCTTCGATCATCGAGTCTCCGACGACGCGCAGGACGAAGTTCTCTCCGCCCTTGCGAAGGAGATCGGGGGGGACGAGGATCGTCTCCCGGTCTTCGATCGCCTCGATCGGCTGGCCCGCCGCGACTTCCCCGAGAAGGGGGAGCTCGACACCCGCCGGACTTCCGGAAGCCGTGACGACTTCGATGGAACGGCTCTGGTTATACGCCTTCCGGATGTAGCCCTTTCGTTCCAGATTGCTCACGTGCTCGTGCACGGTCGCGAGCGAAGCGTAGTCGAACGCGGCCGCGATCTCCTCGAAGCTCGGGGCGTATCCATGATCTTCGATGTAGCCGGTGATGTAATCGAGAATTCCCTTCTGCCGCCGGGTCAGGGCCATTCATCTCTCCGGGTTGGAAGGCCGGCGCCGGAGTCGGGAGAGCCCGATCCGGCGTCCCGGAAGCGCACGGTTTGCGTCCGGGATGCGGCCTAAACCGAATAAGAACCGAACGAGGATACCCGAAGGTTGCCCGAAACGCAAGAGGAACCCGTCCCCGGTCGAAAGCCGCGAGGAGAGGAGGACGACGTCCTCACGCGAATCGTCGAGACGAAGAGGGGGGAGGTGGCGAAGCTCACGGCGCGGGAGGAGGATCTCCGTGCTCCCGCCGCCGCCGCGCCCCCGCCCCGGGACTTTGCCGGCGCGATCGCTGGCCGGGGAGCCGTCTCGCTCATCGCCGAGGTGAAGCGTCGTTCGCCGGGAGCCGGGCCCATCCGGCCGGGGTTGGACCCTGTCGAGATCGCACGTGCTTACGAAGGGGCCGGGGCCGCCGCGATCTCCGTGTTGACCGACGGGGAGTATTTCGGCGGGTCTCTCGAGGACCTCACCTCCGTGCGGAACGCGGTCGCCCTCCCGGTTCTCCGGAAGGATTTCATCCTCGCTCCCGTGCAGGTTCGGGAGGCGCGCGCGGCGGGGGCCGACGCGATCCTTCTGATCGTACGTATCCTCGATGACCGGGAGCTCCGCGAGCT contains:
- the purS gene encoding phosphoribosylformylglycinamidine synthase subunit PurS; this encodes MSRYRLEVRVKPRPGLLDPEGKAIHHALESLGYPGIESVRVGKVIDLDLTAGHAEAAVERGREMCRKLLANPVTEDFDITVVSQANGEGGRK
- the pssA gene encoding CDP-diacylglycerol--serine O-phosphatidyltransferase, translated to MTPDSPVPKRRAGLLRSVIILPSAFTIGNLFFGIFAIVSAGRGDFQWAAWCIVFAAILDMLDGRIARFTATGTRFGAELDSLVDAVTFGVAPAFIAYEIYFADQAWGWLFSFSYITAAVVRLARFNIEQGGHAKRSFHGLPSPTAGMVLATAYPFFTAPEVERLFGGPPSAQVVGILMICLALLMLSHVPYPLVPRLSIRGARAALIWMILSAFGVAALVVPEYVIFPLLGTYTLWGVTRGMILGLIERLPDQDPLLDEEEEDDGGAEIRSVDYGEIAPTRYHSDDPLPPEADLPRPGG
- a CDS encoding phosphoribosylaminoimidazolesuccinocarboxamide synthase; translation: MSGSELAGMPPALLDSALPLPLIHRGKVREMYEAGPDLLLMVASDRVSAFDVVMRQPIPRKGEVLTLLTAWWLDRMRGLVPHHVVAARPEEILVRVPALAELPEGRHRWERRSLLVRRARPLPIECVVRGYLAGSAWAEYRKSGTLAGEPLPARLVQSQRLDPPIFSPATKADEGHDENITFDEVASRIGPDMAGRLRSDAFRIYEFARDAAAERGILLADTKFEFGVTPEGELLLIDEVLTPDSSRYWPASEWKPGSSPPSLDKQPIRDWLDALADWDRTPPPPDLTDEVVAAATERYLEIFRRLTGTDLDRFDPPFFNAEARGQ
- the purB gene encoding adenylosuccinate lyase; the protein is MTEREAGRYLHPLADRYASREMQSVFSPERRIGVWRRLWLALAESQRELGLAISPEALEEMRAGLDDIDLSKAAEYERRFRHDVMAHVHLFGDVAPSARPILHLGATSAYVGDNADLILHREALTLVRARAVRTIRALASFAKEHRALPTLGYTHFQPAQPTTVGKRATLWIQDLLLDIEEIDFRLAMLRFRGVRGTTGTQASFLELFHGSHEKVEALERLVSERMGFTQSYGASGQTYPRKVDAGIAGTLAGTAISLSKFGHDLRLLAHLREVEEPFEEEQIGSSAMPYKRNPMRAERICALARHVISLYQDPATTAATQWLERTLDDSANRRLSIPDAFLTLDGALVLAENVAGGLRVHSEVVRKNLREELPFMATEALLMRGVEGGGDRQDLHERIRQHAFAAAERIKGGGESDLVERLAGDDAFGMDRRALEELLEPARFVGRAPEQVDHFLESWVAPVLARLTDEADSLLGVPDVRV
- a CDS encoding trypsin-like peptidase domain-containing protein — its product is MISLPIHRAGPALLLGALVLAGCRGGEELAAGEALTAAPLSAPAFPAAVQIPAPEANRELDQSRETAVVRAAERVSQGIVAVNVLRAAQVRARDPFFDFFSPFGLPWGTTTTQLVPSLGSGFVIDSDGVILTNDHVVRGAERILVSFPDGRDVEAELVGSDQASDVAVLRVRLDGLTPVPLGSSEDLRIGEWLIAFGNPFGHLLSNPEPSVTVGVASALHRHIVPTEGERGSYLGMIQTDAAINPGNSGGPLVNAVGEVIGMNTSIFSRSGGSEGMGFAVPIERAIRIANDLLEHGRVRRAWLGIRVEPEVADAFGRTRGVRIAQVYDDSPGSRAGVSPGDRITEVNGRRLVTPLDFEAALLDLRAGEPVSVAVNGSAGPLRMTADEVPTFGARRVRVLGEMEVVTVTDAIRGERGIVSQGGALVMGIRPAQQGALGLVEGDVIIGLNNRRIPSAEDLSALLAQIPAGARAFLTFERNGEFGEQPFILGR
- the fsa gene encoding fructose-6-phosphate aldolase — its product is MKIFLDTAEISEIRRASKAGLIDGITTNPSLMAQVGGGRSPREIFLEICEAVDGPVSAEVVAIEAGGMVSEGRKLAEIHENIVVKVPLTEQGLRACRTLRAEDIAVNVTLCFSAVQALLAAKAGATYISPFVGRLDDVGHDGMALVEEIRQVYDEYDIETGILAASLRHPRHVAEAMRLGADCATLPPKVLYQLLGHPLTDRGLEQFLKDWKALGKEL
- the truA gene encoding tRNA pseudouridine(38-40) synthase TruA codes for the protein MAAPELRRYSLLIQYDGTNFQGWQAQAEGRTVQGEIERVLARITGERRAVLGSGRTDRGVHALGQVASVEIPGRWSARRLRSALNALLPLDVRVFEARRVPAAFHPRYDASSRSYEYRVGTGPEAGSPFLRRWCWDASREPPVRALLEAGARLIPGERSFRKFAKSGQPERGERCDVRTARWSTWNGTGLRFSITADRYLHHMVRYLVGTMVAVARGRRPLGELDELLSEPNTPLVTSPPAPPEGLFLAGVEYPADRLGNDPDRDPLPRDESAR
- the trpD gene encoding anthranilate phosphoribosyltransferase, encoding MELGALIARVTEGEDLALEEAESAFGTVMRGEATPVQIAALLASLRTKGHAPSEVAGGVRALRSAMIPVLARNPGELVDTCGTGGGGFTTFNISTAAALVAAGAGVRIAKHGNRSFTSRSGSADVLEALGVRITLSPEGMSRVLEKAGIVFMFAPLLHPAMRHVGPVRKELGIPTIMNLLGPLTNPAGVRRQVVGVADPAFITLVVQALRALGHEHALVVHGEPGMDEVSPLGETRVAELAGGAVREFTIRPEELGLAPAKPDEIRGGTPEENARTIGEILSGETRGGALSVTLLNAAAALLVADAVRSFEEGVAGARASVESGAAQRALDALRKATAEEAGT
- the lexA gene encoding transcriptional repressor LexA, producing the protein MALTRRQKGILDYITGYIEDHGYAPSFEEIAAAFDYASLATVHEHVSNLERKGYIRKAYNQSRSIEVVTASGSPAGVELPLLGEVAAGQPIEAIEDRETILVPPDLLRKGGENFVLRVVGDSMIEEQIRDGDYIIVNSRPVAEDGEMVVALVDGEAATVKKLYREKGGQIRLQPANERLQPMFFPSERVKIQGVVVGVIRRY
- the trpC gene encoding indole-3-glycerol phosphate synthase TrpC, producing the protein MPETQEEPVPGRKPRGEEDDVLTRIVETKRGEVAKLTAREEDLRAPAAAAPPPRDFAGAIAGRGAVSLIAEVKRRSPGAGPIRPGLDPVEIARAYEGAGAAAISVLTDGEYFGGSLEDLTSVRNAVALPVLRKDFILAPVQVREARAAGADAILLIVRILDDRELRELRLLAEGLGMAVLVEAHDGEELERALASGASLVGINNRDLRNFTTRLETTLDLLERVPEGIVLVSESGIRTSDDVRRLGARGVHAVLVGESLLRAPDPGAAARELVGIPVAMRTVP